From Amphiprion ocellaris isolate individual 3 ecotype Okinawa chromosome 10, ASM2253959v1, whole genome shotgun sequence, one genomic window encodes:
- the LOC111569110 gene encoding nucleoprotein TPR-like isoform X3, whose amino-acid sequence MAAVLLQALERTELNKLPKGVQNKLEKFVTELLNANEALKTQHERFKADSEQQYFDIEKRLAESQEQILSATRDLQALKEENKKLNEELSALKGIEGETIEDKPQQEQQQTKTKYEIEAEKRELVRLLEKRSQEVENLTDDVKRLNEKLTDANKVKMELQLKLDEIQSSAASVQHREKRMEQEKELLEKKIEWLTAELKTKTEELLHTNREKGKEIVELQGSLKSSKEQVNRLESQLSSLKQTSESQNKRAEDLNNKLKQAKDEQSAMEEKYRNELNAHTKLSSLYKGAATDMETKNQELSRAVEELGKLVKESGEANKTLQKKVSEGEELKTRLEAELREKIKKMEKELENATMKASGKHCCAPSLTEEQLDSMCPSAAAIAAIVKPGMKFFDLYNAYAECQTQLQLEKQETRRVSRVLDEIVQEVESKAPVLRRQREEYESMQRSMASLCNKLEQARTEIYSLQKDKEEAKQHCDAQEREKLRTERLLEDTSAQVCSLLAELEEARGNQVTKDDGSSADISSTSEVTSRRQLSFRSVEELQRQNQSLLGRLRELEEENDRQQSQVTSARITELESSVGKLQNELEQLKEQRNQQKQLADSSARQRDMYKALLTQSTGFSLPPQGPDSSSHPAPVRPSVPATRSTPQRAAAAESAQTAQTKAALKQINDAFTLYKKEKAENDRMLNETNDRLQRQLTELRSSQAKLTSQLDFSNKRYEMLQEAVAAYRREISALQERNQKMAATAQRHEHIIHTMSQDLRQANEKLALEEVRVENLTKERDMLRQAESRLSREKEAMMAEQRNQNLLLTNLKTMQLTMERSETDTRQRLNNKIEKLEAELASMKTRLDQEVAQRHTLGRTMDAQLLEAKKQLETQNTLQQKTRELLRSSEQQVAALKTQLASASSSEAVTTSSSVTSPATRAAGLRAPLRVRSPVPANSQQPSQSEQELSEVKGLLRSAEEQNSELAEQLKNANTTVEQYRAVVLTLEDSLKKEKEMRSPLEVRLKESEEVQKQLEKRILEVEKMKQQEQEEKRKAVDTVEKQVSELQRSLKASQAEQQEALERAAAAVTLEQKAIQDSLLQTKLAGEAQAKYERELMLHAADVEALQELKKRSQQEATRKRELEEELKKTSSLMQDKTAALNTVEKQLKEDLSNQSRRCEELGKQNALLHQQMDDMATKSRQLQQQPQQLDLSFSEEGKTTEQILEILRFVRREKEIAVARCDASDGETLRYKQRVEHQDRELKELQEALNAEREKIQASAKTLAQQEEQLKKMESISALQETNRMLKMDRNKLEQELQQAQAKATKLQSDISPLHHSLSVLSEQNGALQADRRLLEEDVKRLKAKVQQLISQQKDGDAEEKQKLTNEREAQQRRITQLAEETAKLKTELARCNASSNSAQSQLQALRDNVARLTSERDTLKKDLETKNTDIVEKNKTITQVKKIGRRYKTQYEELKVQHDKLVDESATKAGSEAAPGQEVQQELNKAQEELNKTREELNKLKEEVQQKQQEAQKSQQELEAAQKENQQTKDKLQEVQNQLTQNQNQLTQVQSQLTQTQTQLQQNQNQLTQSQKELQQAKSHTLQVQNQFKSAQSQTLARQNQIQQLQRELQQAKENLQQNLASQKELQQTQQSSQQSHVQEVNNLKTSLSQAESKVTELQSQLDSVQKTVAEREADVKRLQEQLTEANQANEASRAAQANQNQSTQSIQASEANAASDANQALQEELAKLRQELSECKSREEQLKQQMTDKEEKTKKAFVGAKTKINQLNSAKEQLSQEIEELKQNKEEMEVRMNALKSQYEGRLLRLDRELRELRETQTHPDSREEPQDQSGTKVGDQVRSADQRQISLKSPAQDRGSSSLSEPPTANIRPTPSTPSPSNKPSPSPGSKATPRASIRPMVTPASLTIPTPTATVMPTTQTDSQEVLMSAGASVHSTSSGLVNTPTSITQPTSTQTTAFVQPTQQQAANQDAASSMEAERPSTSSSLIGTAGSKRSREEEEEEEEESRPESSHTTTKKLRLKPSIELQMEGDEEIDGDEGQQQDSPDDSQELPDDSFPVLAEDTEDMEDEGVSQSVPSDQMSSQGPIIVRDVIVIDTDSESRESKEGEERREGDGEEEEDEEEEDEEEEEEYKEEEDDDEEDDDAADSGMRIDESNEESREAEEEGEDEEPSEGNNAEENISGASSGSQRPSEATHSGESSGGVTSESDPPRDPLHIPPTSSSGPSPSSSALTPCLPHTRRPPHALPPRLYIQPPAPELGPPHTQRQSSQLRRPSAGRGPQLTPGIGSMPFFDDDDRMVPSTPTLVVPHRTDGFAEAIHSPQVAGLSTRFRFGPPEDLLPQTSASHSDLGQLASQGGLGMYESPLFLAAHDEDGGGRSVPTTPLQVAAPVTVFTESLPSDSADNMASQSVPMVTASTGMAAAADDGDEVFMEQEGDGPGIESSLESQTDMESTGQQSDDASLPSTSQDADTSSVTLRRTLAGQPLMSSLSSRGTRGRGETRTLLSRRGTFSRGGRGGTMGRGGVA is encoded by the exons ATGGCGGCCGTCCTGCTCCAAGCTTTGGAGCGAACGGAGCTGAACAAACTCCCGAAGGGCGTCCAGAACAAGCTGGAGAAGTTTGTAACGGAGCTGCTGAATGCTAACGAGGCGCTCAAGACGCAGCATGAGCGGTTCAAAGCGGACAGCG agcagcagtacTTTGACATTGAGAAAAGACTGGCGGAGAGTCAGGAACAGATCCTGTCGGCCACCAGAGACCTGCAGGCCCTcaaggaggaaaataaaaaactca ATGAAGAGCTGAGCGCTCTGAAGGGAATAGAGGGAGAGACCATTGAAGACAAGCCACAGCAGGAG cAGCAACAAACCAAGACCAAGTATGAGATTGAAGCGGAGAAGAGAGAGCTGGTGAGGCTGCTGGAGAAAAGATCACAGGAAGTGGAAAATCTCACAG atgatgtgaaGCGTCTGAACGAGAAGCTGACTGACGCTAACAAAGTGAAgatggagctgcagctgaaactggaTGAGATTCAGTCGTCTGCAGCTTCTGTTCAG CACCGGGAGAAACGCATGGAGCAGGAGAAGGAGCTGCTGGAGAAGAAGATCGAGTGGTTGACTGCAGAACTGAAGACCAAGACTGAAGAACTGCTCCACACCAACAGAGAGAAGGGCAAAGAGATAGTGGAGCTTCAGGGGAGTCTGAAGAGCAGCAAGGAGCAG GTGAACAGGCTGGAAAGTCAGCTCAGCTCTCTGAAGCAAACCAGTGAAAGTCAGAATAAAAGAGCCGAagacctcaacaacaaactgaagcag GCTAAAGACGAGCAAAGCGCCATGGAGGAGAAATACCGCAACGAGCTCAACGCTCATACCAAGCTGTCTTCACTCTACAAG GGGGCAGCGACAGACATGGAGACCAAGAACCAAGAACTGAGCAGAGCAGTGGAGGAACTGGGCAAGCTGGTGAAAGAGTCTGGAGAAG CCAATAAGACTCTGCAGAAGAAGGTGTCTGAGGGCGAAGAGTTGAAGACACGACTTGAGGCAGAGCTGAGAGAAAAGATCAAGAAAATGGAGAAGGAGCTGGAAAACGCTACAATGAAGGCTTCTGGCAAACACTGCT GTGCACCTTCTCTGACTGAGGAACAGCTGGACTCCATGTGTCCATCAGCTGCTGCCATCGCTGCCATTGTCAAGCCTGGCATGAAGTTCTTTGAT CTGTACAACGCGTACGCTGAGTGTCAGACGCAGCTTCAGCTGGAGAAGCAGGAGACCAGGAGAGTGAGTCGAGTGCTGGATGAGATCGTCCAGGAGGTGGAGTCCAAAGCTCCCGTCCTCAGACGCCAGAGAGAAGAATACGAGAGCATGCAGAGGTCCATGGCCTCGCTGTGCAACAAACTGGAACAGGCCCGAACC GAAATCTACAGTTTGCAGAAGGACAAAGAAGAGGCAAAGCAGCACTGTGATGCCCAGGAGAGAGAAAAGCTGAGGACTGAGAGACTGTTGGAGGACACGTCTGCACAG GTTTGTTCTCTTCTGGCTGAGCTGGAGGAAGCCCGAGGAAACCAGGTGACCAAAGACGACGGCAGCTCCGCCGACATTTCCAGCACTTCTGAGGTGACCAGCCGTCGCCAGCTGTCCTTCCGCAGcgtggaggagctgcagaggcaGAACCAAAGTCTGCTGGGGAGACtgagggagctggaggaggaaaacgacagACAGCAGAGCCAAGTGACATCTGCACG TATCACAGAGTTGGAGTCCAGTGTTGGTAAACTTCAGAATGAGCTGGAGCAGCTGAAGGAGCAGAGGAACCAGCAGAAACAGCTGGCGGACTCCAGCGCCAGGCAGAGAGACATGTACAAGGCACTGCTGACGCAGAGCACCGGCTTCAGTCTGCCACCTCAAG GTCCGGACTCTTCTTCCCATCCTGCTCCAGTTCGTCCCTCGGTTCCAGCGACTCGTTCTACTCCTCAGAGAGCCGCTGCTGCAGAGTCGGCACAGACTGCTCAGACTAAAGCTGCTTTAAAACAG ATCAACGACGCCTTCACTCTGTATAAGAAGGAGAAGGCAGAGAATGACAGGATGCTGAATGAAACAAACGACCGGCTACAGAGGCAGCTGACAGAACTTCGCTCCAGTCAGGCCAAGCTCACCTCCCAGCTGGACTTCAGCAACAAGAG GTATGAGATGCTCCAGGAGGCGGTAGCAGCGTACCGCCGAGAGATTTCTGCCCTGCAGGAGAGGAACCAAAAGATGGCAGCAACGGCCCAACGGCACGAACACATCATCCACACAATGAGCCAGGACCTGAGGCAGGCGAACGAGAAACTGGCGCTGGAAGAG GTGCGTGTGGAGAACCTGACTAAAGAGAGAGACATGTTAAGGCAAGCAGAGAGTCGACTCAGTAGAGAGAAGGAAGCCATGATGGCTGAGCAACGTAACCAGAACCTGCTGCTCACCAACCTCAAGACTATGCAG TTGACTATGGAGCGTTCGGAGACGGACACTCGTCAACGACTCAACAACAAAATAGAGAAACTGGAGGCAGAACTGGCTTCGATGAAGACCAGACTGGACCAGGAGGTTGCACAGAGACATACCCTCGGCCGCACTATGGAC GCTCAGTTGTTAGAAGCTAAGAAGCAGCTGGAGACCCAGAACACGCTGCAGCAGAAGACCAGGGAGCTGCTGCGTAGCTCTGAACAGCAGGTGGCTGCACTGAAAACTCAGCTGGCTTCTGCCTCGTCCTCTGAAGCCGTCACCACCTCCAGCAGCGTGACCAGCCCAGCCACCAGAGCTGCAGGCCTGCGAGCACCACTGAGAG TACGGTCTCCAGTACCAGCAAACTCCCAGCAGCCCAGCCAGTCAGAGCAGGAGCTGTCAGAGGTGAAAGGTCTCCTACGTAGCGCTGAGGAACAGAACAGTGAGCTagcagagcagctgaagaaTGCTAATACTACTGTAGAGCAGTACAGAGCTGTGGTGCTGACTCTAGAGGACAGtctgaagaaagaaaaggag atgcGTTCCCCTCTGGAGGTCCGGCTGAAGGAGTCGGAGGAGGTGCAGAAGCAGCTGGAGAAGAGGATTTTAGAGGTGGAGAAAATGAAGCAGCAGGAGCAAGAGGAGAAAAGGAAAGCTGTGGACACAGTGGAGAAACAG GTGTCTGAGCTGCAGCGCAGTCTGAAGGCCAGTCAGGCCGAGCAGCAGGAGGCGCTagagagagctgctgctgctgttacactggAGCAAAAGGCCATACAGGACAGCCTGCTGCAG aCTAAACTCGCTGGAGAGGCGCAGGCCAAGTATGAGCGAGAGTTGATGCTTCACGCTGCCGATGTGGAGGCTCTGCAGGAGCTCAAAAAACGATCCCAACAAGAAGCAACACGGAagagagagctggaggaggaattAAAGAAGACCTCCTCCCTCATGCAAGACAAAACTGCAGCCTTAAACACAGTGGAGAAACAACTAAAG GAGGATCTGTCCAATCAGAGCCGTCGCTGTGAGGAGCTCGGGAAGCAGAATGCTCTCCTGCACCAACAGATGGATGACATGGCCACGAAGAGCCGCCAGCTGCAACAACAGCCGCAGCAGCTCGACCTGTCGTTCAGCGAGGAAGGGAAGACCACCGAACAGATACTGGAAATACTGAG GTTTGTGCGACGGGAGAAAGAGATCGCTGTGGCTCGATGTGACGCATCAGATGGTGAAACTCTTCGCTACAAACAGCGAGTTGAACATCAAGACAGAGAACTGAAGGAGCTCCAGGAAGCTCTGAACGCTGAGAGGGAGAAGATTCAG GCCTCAGCAAAGACTCTGGCCCAGCAGGAGGAGCAGCTGAAGAAGATGGAGAGCATCAGTGCTCTCCAAGAGACCAACAGGATGCTGAAAATGGACAGAAACAAGCTGGAGCAGGAGCTGCAGCAAGCTCAGGCTAAA GCGACGAAGCTGCAGTCGGACATCAGCCCTCTGCATCACTCTCTGTCTGTTCTGTCAGAGCAAAATGGTGCCCTGCAGGCCGACAGGAGGCTTCTGGAGGAAGATGTGAAACGGTTGAAGGCCAAAGTACAG CAACTGATCAGCCAACAGAAAGACGGAGATGCTGAGGAGAAGCAGAAACTCACCAATGAGAGAGAAGCTCAGCAGAGACGAATCACTCAGCTGGCTGAGGAGACGGCCAAGCTGAAGACTGAACTCGCCAG GTGCAATGCCAGCAGTAACTCAGCTCAGTCTCAGCTGCAAGCCCTCAGAGACAACGTGGCCCGTCTGACGTCAGAAAGAGACACGCTGAAGAAAGACCTGGAAACGAAAAACACCGACATCGTGGAGAAGAACAAGACCATCACCCAGGTGAAGAAGATTGGACGACGTTACAAGACCCAGTATGAGGAGCTCAAAGTTCAGCATGACAAG CTGGTTGACGAAAGCGCCACTAAAGCAGGAAGCGAGGCGGCTCCGGGTCAGGAGGTGCAGCAGGAGCTGAACAAAGCTCAGGAGGAGCTCAACAAGACCCGGGAGGAGCTGAACAAACTGAAAGAAGAGGTGCAGCAAAAACAGCAGGAG GCCCAGAAGTCCCAGCAAGAGTTGGAGGCAGCCCAGAAAGAAAACCAGCAGACCAAGGACAAGTTACAGGAAGTCCAGAACCAGCTgacacagaaccagaaccagctgACACAG GTCCAGTCCCAGTTGACCCAGACCCAGACTCAACTGCAGCAGAATCAGAACCAGCTGACCCAGAGTCAGAAAGAGCTTCAACAAGCCAAGAGCCACACCCTGCAG GTACAGAACCAGTTCAAATCTGCTCAGTCTCAAACTCTGGCCCGTCAGAACCAAATCCAGCAGCTTCAGagggagctgcagcaggctAAAgagaacctgcagcagaacctGGCTAGTCAGAAAGAGCTACAGCAGACGCAGCAAAGCAGCCAACAGAGCCACGTCCAGGAAGTCAACAATCTCAAGACATCTCTGAGCCAAGCAGAGAGCAAA GTGACTGAGCTTCAAAGTCAGCTGGACAGTGTGCAAAAG ACGGTTGCTGAGCGTGAAGCAGATGTGAAGCGTCTGCAGGAGCAGCTAACCGAAGCTAACCAGGCTAATGAAGCTAGCCGAGCTGCACAGgccaaccagaaccagagcacTCAGTCCATCCAGGCCAGCGAGGCTAACGCCGCTAGCGACGCTAACCAGGCTCTGCAAGAGGAGCTGGCAAAACTCAGGCAGGAG CTGTCTGAGTGTaagagcagagaggagcagCTCAAACAACAAATGACTGACAAAGAGGAGAAGACCAAGAAGGCCTTCGTGGGAGCCAAGACCAAAATCAACCAACTAAATA GCGCTAAGGAGCAGCTCAGTCAGGAAATAGAAGAACTGAAGCAGAACAAGGAGGAGATGGAAGTGAGAATGAACGCCCTCAAGTCTCAGTACGAAGGACGACTTCTTCGGCTGGACAGAGAACTGAGAGAGctgagagagacacaaacacaccctgaCTCCAGAGAAGAACCACAGGACCAGAGTGGAACAAAG GTGGGTGATCAGGTGAGATCTGCAGACCAGAGACAAATCTCTTTGAAGAGTCCTGCTCAAGACCGGGGAAG CTCCAGCCTCTCTGAGCCTCCTACCGCCAACATCCGGCCCACCCCGAGTACTCCGTCTCCTAGCAACAAGCCAAGCCCCTCCCCTGGTAGTAAGGCCACGCCTCGCGCCAGCATCCGGCCTATGGTTACCCCGGCGTCTCTAACCATCCCAACACCTACAGCCACTGTGATGCCGACGACGCAGACAGACAGCCAAGAGG TGCTGATGAGTGCAGGAGCTTCTGTTCACTCTACCAGCTCCGGTCTGGTCAACACACCCACCTCCATCACTCAACCAACCAGCACCCAGACCACAGCTTTCGTCCAGCCCACCCAGCAGCAGGCAGCCAATCAGGACGCAGCGTCCAGCATGGAGGCAGAGCGACCGTCTACGTCCTCCTCTCTGATCGGTACAG CAGGTTCAAAGCGAagcagggaggaagaggaggaggaggaagaggagagcagACCAGAGAGTTCCCACACGACCACAAAAAAGCTGCGACTGAAACCGTCGATAGAACTGCAG ATGGAAGGGGACGAAGAGATAGACGGAGATGAAGGCCAACAACAGGATTCACCAGATGACAGCCAG GAGCTCCCAGACGACAGTTTCCCCGTCTTGGCTGAAGACACCGAGGACATGGAGGACGAAGGCGTGTCCCAGTCGGTCCCCTCCGATCAAATGTCCTCTCAGGGCCCCATCATAGTCCGAGACGTGATCGTGATCGATACTGACAGCGAGAGTCGTGAGAgcaaagagggagaggagaggcgGGAGGGCGACGgcgaagaggaagaagatgaggaagaggaggacgaagaagaagaagaggag TacaaggaggaagaggacgacGACGAAGAGGACGATGATGCTGCCGACAGCGGGATGAGAATAGACGAGAgcaacgaggagagcagagaagctgaagaggagggagaagacGAGGAACCATCGGAAGGAAACAACGCCGAGGAGAACATCTCTGGAGCTTCTTCAGGCTCCCAGCGTCCGTCTGAGGCGACGCACAGCG GTGAGAGCAGCGGTGGAGTCACATCAGAGTCCGACCCTCCCAGAGACCCTCTACACATCCCCCCAACCTCCTCCTCTGGACCCTCCCCTTCCTCGTCCGCCCTCACCCCCTGCCTCCCCCACACCCGTAGGCCTCCACACGCCCTCCCACCTCGACTCTACATCCAACCTCCAGCACCTGAGCTGGGGcctccacacacacag AGACAATCCTCTCAGCTGCGCAGACCTTCAGCAGGACGTGGGCCTCAGTTAACACCTGGAATCGGCAGTATG CCTTTCTTTGATGACGATGACAGAATGGTTCCCAGTACTCCCACTCTGGTCGTCCCACACCGCACTGATGGCTTCGCTGAGGCGATACA CTCTCCTCAGGTAGCAGGTTTGTCCACCAGGTTCAGGTTTGGACCTCCAGAAGATCTGCTGCCTCAGACGTCAGCTTCACACTCTGACCTGGGACAGCTGGCCTCTCAAGGAG GTCTGGGAATGTACGAGTCTCCTCTGTTCCTGGCTGCTCACGATGAAGACGGAGGAGGAAGGAGTGTCCCCACCACACCGCTACAAGTAGCTGCACCAg TGACCGTCTTCACAGAGTCGCTGCCCTCAGACAGCGCTGACAACATGGCCTCCCAGTCGGTTCCCATGGTAACTGCCTCCACTGGGATGGCCGCTGCAGCAGATGATGGAGACGAGGTCTTCATGGAGCAGGAAGGAGACGG TCCTGGGATTGAATCTTCTCTGGAGAGCCAGACAGACATGGAATCAACAGGACAACAAAGTGACGACGCATCGCTGCCGTCCACCAGCCAAGACGCTG ACACCAGCAGCGTTACTCTGCGTCGCACTTTGGCCGGTCAGCCTCTGATGAGCAGCCTGTCGAGTCGAGGAaccagaggaagaggagaaaccaGGACGTTGCTCAGCCGCAGAG GAACCTTTTcccgaggaggaagaggaggaaccaTGGGCCGAGGGGGCGTCGCCTAA